Part of the Mauremys mutica isolate MM-2020 ecotype Southern chromosome 1, ASM2049712v1, whole genome shotgun sequence genome is shown below.
ctaagtgctacAGAATCGATTCCTTGAGGAtcagctccatgatttttccagggacagaggtgatgctgactggcctgtagttctccagatcctccttcttcccttctaaaaagatgggcactacattagcctttttccagtcatccgagacctcccccgatcgccatgagtcttcaaagataatggccaatggctctgcaatcacatccgccaactcctttagcaccctcggatgcagcttatcaagccccatggacttgtactCTTCTAGCTTttttaaatagtcctgaaccatttctttctccacagagggctgtgAAGTAGAATTGTCTATATCTCACCccgactgatgatacaagcaggcttacAGAGTCTTGAGGCACAGGCTGCATCTGCTTTGCAgtctgggttcccctcccccattcaaaGTCTTTTGTCTTACAGAGCTTCTTGCACGTGTTGAGTTGTGCGGGAATGAagacaagagatgatgtcactccccatcctttatagtttcttccaggtTGCTGGAAAGTCTATGTATGTGACATGGGTGGTCTGCCTCCATTGGACAAACATTCTCCATTGTCTCCGTACTCCCTCCGAGTAGGCTTTCTTATACAGAGTTCCTGAGCTAGTGGTTTCTTCCCTGGATGAGTGTTGACAACAGCAATTAACAGTATCTGGCTACTCCTTTCACATCCCTAAAAGGCTGGTTTTGGGTGTTTCCAGCCTCACATCACACTTTAGTAACTCACACATAGCAGGATTTCATAGCTTCACATACAATGAGAGTGCATACAATCCGAGGGGATATCAATGTTTAGCAGATTAAGACTTtaagaatgatacctcacagggcatattttgtacaagacaTACCATAATTACATCGCCATGGTAAATATGGGTGctttggggtgcagagtgtcacAGGGATGATCCAGAGAGTgacagggggtgggaaggaaaggagcgagtgaggggcggggctttgaggggaagaggcagagccgaGAGGTGGGGCCTGAGGcttccagttaccagcaattagaaaggtggcaaccctatgaGTTGTACATAGGCAGATTCCCCAGTTTGTCAggctgacacagcacagtaaggtcaggaaaggatttaatgtctCCTTGACTGGCTAgtcagtgattcagggaagagggccCAGTGCCGTGTCACCAGACAGCTCTGCATAGAGCTCGGTCTGAGATCCAGAGaaccaggagaaaactttaggtCCATTTATGAGtaaagggctggagcagcctatCCCGGATCTGTTGGTTCCTCgccccatagatgatggggtttagcatggggggcAGTAGGAGGTACATGTTGGCCATGAGAACGTGGAAATGTAGGGCCACATTGTGCCCAAAACGGTtggtgaggaaggagaagagagctgGGATGTAAGAGACtaagatgacacagaggtgggagccgcaggtcccaaaagtcttgagccgggtgTCCTTTATTGGGagtctgaagatggccctgaggatctgggtataggacacggcgataaaaaacacatccagcGTGGTCACGAAGAATGCCTCAGAGAGGCTGTAGTAACTACTGACGCTGATGTcagcgcaggccagcttcaccacagccATGTGCTCACAGTACGTGTTTggaatgatgttggttctgcaatatggccacctcCTCGccaggaagggatggggcagtATGAGCATGATGCCACGCAGCACCATGGCCAGGCCAATTTTGGCCACCACAGGATTTGTTAgggtggtggaatgtctcaggggatcgcagatggccacgtagcgatcaaaagccatggcaaCAAGGATCCCAGACTCTATCACAGAGAAGCtgagaatgaagtacatctgggtgaggcaggcactgaaattgatctccctggaattgaaccagaagatgctcagcattttgggtagGATGGCTGTAGACACTACCAGGTCAatgatggccagcatgcagaggaaatagtacatgggtacatggaggctcggctccgtCTTTACCATAaaaaggatggtgaagttcccgaagatggctatggcgtacatggtgcagaaggggatggagatccagacatgggctgcctccaggccaggaatgcccagcaggataaAGGTGGAGGGATTGATGAAGTCGGTtgagttggaatctgacatgatgaaggggagaaggtgtccaacaCTGAGGCAGAATGGTGTTTCCTGCATATACTGTATGttcccctgacttcctgtatgtgcccagggTCTTGGGTGATGGTCGTAGGACAAACacctggatggagagacaatgttaatatgagacactaTATGCACTACTGGAGGCTGTTCTCGTGGATGAAGCAGATTGGTtgctcttcacacactgaaaaatgacattttcattattcagataaGTGAATTATGAACAACTGACCCTACTAATGCCAATTCTATATTTTATGGTGCTCCTGCATCAATAGTTCCTCCACATCGTGGTGTGGGAAACCTTAGGAGGCATCAGCAGGAAACATGAGTGTATACTGGTTATCCCTTATTGTTCTCTAGGTCTTCTCTACACTGCCAAGTTTTTTCACCAAAAAGCAACATTTGGTGATAAAATAGCGGAGGTGTAAACATTATAAAGCCACTTTTGACAACGGAATTCCTCAGTTTCAGTGACGTAATAAATCCATCTTGACGAGAGTTGCAATGTTTTTATGCAACATTTTTGTCtccaaagtgccagtgtagacactgttctCGATGTTATCACTGTAATTGGCCAATTGCTTTTCTCCCATGCCCAACGTCCCCCACCCCTGGGAACACTCACCATGCTTCCAGTGTTCACCATCATGTGTGGTTGTCAAGGGTCAACGGGAAAGTGACTGGTGTGTTATCAGCAGTGTGTTTTGATGTAGTGTTTCAGTGCTGTACGTGTACTTAACAATAATGCTTCTCTTTATTGTTACTTGTGCTTCTCCAGATATGTCCTTGAAAGGAGGCACCCCCTCCACTCCAGCTGAGTGTCTCCACCAGATAAGAAAGTGCTCAAGATGGAGCAAGGAAGATATGTTCTGGGAGGTGCTGCAGTACTCTGATGCAGACAAGACAgaatgaaggtggtggaaggaAAGTGAtaagcagaaagaaaagaaaatgagagatTCACTAGGGATGCAATGGAGAGGCTGATAAATTTTTTTTAGTGGCAAACCAACATGCTGCAGTCCCTACTGATGCTTCATACTGAGCAGATGGGTCCTTGCCTTCCCCttcagcacattcagaactctttccCATGTTCTCCCCAAACTCTACCCGCACATTTCTTTCCGATTTCTGGGATGTCTCACTTTCCCGTTCACTCGACTGCCACAGACaccttttcaaatgaaaactaaattaaattaatggagatatcctatctcctagaactggaagggactgtgaaaggtcattgagtccagccccctgccttctctagcaggaccaactaggagtataattaatgccagtcaacagcatggtttatggaaaacaggtcaTGTCAAAGCAATCTGATTTCATCCTTTCATGAGAGTACACGTTTGGTGGATCAAAGGAACCGAGCAGATGCAATAGACTTCGATTTCTCTGCGGCATTTGATTTAGTAGGGAAAAACATTCAGTTAAAAAATGAACACTATACAAAGAGCACATGTTAAATGGACTAAAAGCCGGCTAACTGACAGCTTTCAGAAAGCAGTTGTCAATAGGCCATTGTCAGTgaatgggggtgtttctagtggggttctgcagggatcagttccagGCCAAATGCTATTCAATTTTTCTCGTCACTAATCTGGAAGGAAATAGAAAATCGTTGCAAATAAAATTTTCTAACGACTCAAAGCTTGGCAGAGTGGTTACAATGAGG
Proteins encoded:
- the LOC123365304 gene encoding olfactory receptor 52R1-like, with the translated sequence MQETPFCLSVGHLLPFIMSDSNSTDFINPSTFILLGIPGLEAAHVWISIPFCTMYAIAIFGNFTILFMVKTEPSLHVPMYYFLCMLAIIDLVVSTAILPKMLSIFWFNSREINFSACLTQMYFILSFSVIESGILVAMAFDRYVAICDPLRHSTTLTNPVVAKIGLAMVLRGIMLILPHPFLARRWPYCRTNIIPNTYCEHMAVVKLACADISVSSYYSLSEAFFVTTLDVFFIAVSYTQILRAIFRLPIKDTRLKTFGTCGSHLCVILVSYIPALFSFLTNRFGHNVALHFHVLMANMYLLLPPMLNPIIYGARNQQIRDRLLQPFTHKWT